The DNA region TTTATCTGAAACAGGCACATGAACACGCAGCCAACTGCACCTCCGATAAGAAACGCTATTGTTGTCCACATGATTTTCCTCTTTTCTATCCAATGATCCAAAAAGGTCCGCCGGCTCCGGCGTGGGTGCTTGCCTCATTCAGAATGATGGACAGATCCCACTCCATACTGCTTCGGTCGTAACTTGCCGGATCGGCTACAAGTATTTTCCCGTCCTTTACGCCACGCAGGACGATAAAGTGGCCGGAGCTTGTGAAATGTCCCTTCAGCATAATGGCAACCACTAATTTACCGTCAGCCAGAGCGTCTGCAATTTTCTGCCCGTCCGAAGCCGAGCAGCCTTCAACATTCAATCCCCATGCTTTTGCGGCAGCAGGGATCAGCGCATGATAAGAGCCGCTGCCCGAACACCAATAGCCGTTTTCATACGACCATCTTGCCATCTCGATGGGGTCAACGGTATCGTTTGCCAGCGAGGATACAACGATCGACATCGCCGTAGGCCCACAGCCGTAGCCGCCGATATTGTCAGTGCCATACGGTTGCCCCGCATAACGTTCGTCCAGCTGATTGAAATAGACGACTGCGGTTTGTCCGTCCGTAAAGCGGATATTGCCAAGCGAAGAAACTGTTGTATACCCGGCAGGAAGCCCCTGGAACATACTGTCTCCGAGGAATAGGCTGAGGTTATACGCATAATCGTCAGCAAGGTCTTTCTGCTCGGCGGTCAGATGGAATACCTCATCGGCAAAGTAGGCTTCGCCGTTGTAGGAAACCGTATAAATGATCCACTTTTCCGTGGTTGTCGTTACGGTCTCCGTTGTTGTTTCTTTGCCGGTCGAGGCATCCACCGTTACCGAGGTCGTGACCGTTTCAACTGTGCGTTCTTCTTCCTTTTTGGTATAGGAATAGAGCTTGTCCTTGCCGCTGCGCAGCATGGATTCCATATCCGACACAGACACAGCGGCATAATCCTCATTCTTTGCCGCACAGTATTGTCCGACAAACAGATTGGCGTTAAAATTCGGTGAGCTTTCATAAGGGTTTATGACCTCTTTGCCGTCAGCGGTGCAGGCAGCATAATCGTTTTCTATGGCGGTCAGCGTATCGGTAAGCGCCTCGGACAGCACGCAGCTCACGGCAGTAGAGATCTCGACCAGATTACTGTCGATTGCCGCACTGCTGTTCATGATCGGCGTATCGGGGTCGGCCGGAGAATGAGAATTGCCGAAGCCTCCGAATATGATTCCGGGGAGCATACACAGAATAAGGATCGGGATCATCAGCACGGCGGTCGCCGCAATGATGACCTTCCCGACAAACTTCCGATTTTCCCAAGCAAAGCCGGCAACGGCACCCCACACGCCTCCGGCAGCTGCACCTTTGGCGGCACCGGCAATGGCTTTTCCGGTTTTAACAGCACCTCGCACCGCTTGTGCGGCCTGTGCGCTTTTCTGCAACGGTTCAGCAACCGGACGACTGTTATCCGCCATCAGATCTTATCCTTTCGCCAGGGAGCCTTCGGCAGCCTTTTGACAAGGCTTTCCTCATAGACGATACTGCCGTCGTCTGCTTTGTGTGGCTTTCTCTCTACGGTATCCGTTGCATATTGCTTATACCAAGAGGTGCCGTCCGCAGCCGTGACGGTCGTGTATTCTCCTTCGGGCGGCATATACTGGTCGGTGTGATACATTCCCATAGCAATGCCCTCCGGGTGCTCGTCATTTGTTTCGGTTGCGAAGATATGTCCGCCGCCGATCTCTACATCTGAAAAGGATGGAACACTTTCCGCATCCGGCCCGAGCGCCGTATATCCCATATAGGACATAAGAGAGTCTGCAGCGCTTTCACCGGAAATAGAGCCGGTAGAAGAAATATTACCGGTTGCGATCTTGCCGATCACGCTGTTGGCAAAACCGCCGCCCTTACTGAGCGAGGAATTGAATGCCATACCGCCGAGACCGCCGCTTTTTGAGCCGTTTGCATTGTTGATAGCGGTGTTTGTGACCTTTCGGCTTACAACGCCGGAAAGCCCGCCTTTCATAAAGGTGTTGCCTCCGCCACTACCGGAGGAACTTCCGCCGGAACCGCCTCTACCGGCAAAAGTCCTCGCCGTTCCGATTCCACGCATAGCGATCATCGCCTCAGCCAGCATAGAGCCGCCGGTGTGTCCGACATTGATGCCGAGGGAAGACATAAAGCTGTCGATTTTCTGCGATACCTTCAAAAAGGCAATCGCACACAGAAACCACACGAAGAGGTTTCCGGTAACAACTTCTTTCCCGACGGCGTTTACCTGATCCTGCACTTCGCTTTCGGTCAAAGCAAACGCCGGAACAGTTGTAAGCGAAACGGTCACGGCAACGGCAAGCAGGGTAATGAGTATTTTATGTTTTCTTTTCATCGTTCCTCCTTAAAGTGCCAAAGGGTTGGAGAGGAACTGTCCCACCATACTGGTAAAGAGCCGCAGGCACCAGGCGTTCATCAGCAGCAGAAATACCTGGCCGCCGAACATACGGCACCAACTCTTAAAGATATTGGAAGTGGTCTGCGATGCGCCCATGGCAAAGGCAACCGGTGCGGTAAACACCAGCACACCGAGCAGCACATAGCGCTCCGCCGCTTCAAACAGCAGTTTGATGTAATTCCAAGCCAGAATCAGTATGAGGATCAGTGCAATCAATGCCACCGTGCCGCTTGCACATACGCCGAGTATCGTCAGGAAAACGGAATTGAAGCTGGCAAAGTCAAGCGGCGGTAATTCGGAATTGAGTATCCACTGATAGGGTGTTCCTCCGATTTTCAGTATGATATTTACGATCTCGTCCGCAAAGTAGGCAAGGAGAATAAAGAGTATTGAACGGATGGAAAGTTTTACGGGATCCTCCGCTTCAATGCCGGCGGAAAGTCCGTAATTCTTAAAGAGCTGCCACACCCAATTAAGCAGGATAAGCCCAATCGCCAGAGCGACGAATATTTTATACATCGTCTCTGCCGCAGGAAAATACCGATTGAAGGTGCTCATATTACAGCCCAGTGCGCCCAAAACTGAGGTGTTGATAAGGTCCAGTCCGTTCATGACCTGTTCTGCGATCCACTCTACGATTCCGTCAAGTATGCCCAAGACATCGACCTCCTTTCATTTTGGCGGGAACGATTACCCGTTCCACTTGCCGCCGGAGAAGAAGGGAGTGATATAGGCCATAATGAAGCCGAGACCGTTAAGGATCGCCCAGGTGATGATGATACGCTTCAGCCAGGCACGGGCTTCGTCAACCGTCCGTCCCGATTTGGAGAAATTCATCATCAGAAGTGCGATAGCGGCGGTCACAACGGCGGCAATGGTAGAGATCGTGAGAATCTGCGTATACACATCCTTCATGATCTCGTTTGCCTTTTCCCATACCGTTGTCGCCGCAAAGGCGGGCATCGTGTTTGCCGCCAGCATCGTGACGCTGAGGAACCCGGCAAAAAGAAAACGCCCCCAGTTGATATGGCGGCGATCCTTTCGGTCCTTCGGCTTTGTGGTTTTCAGTTGATTTTTCACTGTGTACCTCCTTGAAAAAATACTAAGCCGCCCCGAGAAATGGGGCGGCTTGTGCGGTCGTGCCAATCAGGGCAACAAAAAAACACCATCGAAAAAATGGTGTCTGTTTTGCCCTTGTCGGCACTTGATACAGTTTTGAGCATACACATTATAGCACATACGGATTTGCGCCACAATAGCAAAACACTGCCAATATACTGCCATTGACCGCCGATTTGCTGCCAACGCTATTTATCGGGAAAAAATTGCTCCATAAGACTCAAACTATCCCGGGAAGTATAGCCCCACAAGATTGAAGAAAGAGCCTCCACAGCATTCTTTCGCCTGCGGAAAAAGGTGCGTTCGCTGATGTCGGACACATGGGGTCGGATCATTTCAATAATCTCATCAACGCTCCGATACTGCTGGGGCGAAAGGTAGCTGTAATAAAGCAGCCAATAATACATCTCGCCGTGTTTATGCTTGTTTCGCATGATATTGACCGAGACTTCCAGCAACTTCAGCATTTGATAGCTTTTTTCAATGCTTCTGGCCTGTTCTTCGATGCCGTTATCCGAGAAATCCACACCGGCAAGGTAGATGGACTCCAAAAAGTCCTCGATACTGCTGCCAACCTCCATCTGAAACCGTCGTTTGACCTGCTGCACCGACAGCTCCAAACCCCACACCACATCCCGGTATTTTTTCAGAAGCAGGTAGGTATCGTGAAATCTTTGGTCTTCCGGCATCTGTTCCGGTTGCTTTTTCATCGGTCACACCTCCTTCACGGTTACGGGCGACAGCCGTACCTCAAACTGGAATATCTCTGTGGAATCCTTGCACGACAGCACAAGCAAATAGCGATAGTCTTTCAGCTTCCGGAGATCACAGACATGAATAAATGCTTTCCTGCAATCGTCGGATAAGGGTAATAACTTACACTGGAGCCTTGGGCATGAAAAGCAAGGAAAGCCTTGTGCAGCAAGGATTTTTGCCGCTTTTTGCAGAATAATCTCCGTGTGCGATTTTGAAACGCCGGAACTGTTTTCTGACACGCTACCTTCCTCCGTTTCTTCGTCCATCTGAATATGGATATTAAGCGACATTGCCACCTCATCTTTGTCGATCATCACATCGGAAATCTGGAACATGGTCGAAAGATATTGCTTGAGGTAGATAGCCGTGCCGTGCGTTCCGGGGAATGCGACCATAGATAGATAGTCGAGCTCCTGCATTTTGCGGAGATAGCGTCCTGCCGTCGCCTTGGACACGCCCCAGCGCTGTGCAAGCTCCGCATACCCGATGAGTGGGCTTCCGGTGCCGTTTCTCATATACACGACGGGACCGACCTCTGAGCCTTGCACCTGCGTGTCGTTGTATACGGTGTTGATCCACAGATCCAGCATAGCGTCCATTTCCGAACAGCGGCCGGCGCTGACCAATTCATTGGCAACCGAGATCGGCAGAAAGAAGAAGCCAGTATCCTTCTGGCACGGGGCGTTGTACTCTAAAACTCTGTTGTATTTGCACCATCCTTTGATTTTGAATTTCACCAGCCTGCCCCGGCCGAGCAGCGTATAGGTGATAAGGTGTCTGTCCTGCAGCTCCCTGAGAATGGCAAGTGCCTGATGCTGAAAGCGAGTGCGGAACCACTCGGTTAGCTCGCTCACACGGCAGAGCCATTCGCCGGGATAGATCGTGTAGCTGATTCCATCGATCCGTTTATAGGAAGTACGGAAGTTTGCAAAGCAGGACAGCACCGTGAAATGGTAAAGCCCCGATGTGCCGCCGACACGGATGCTTTTATCCTTCATCAGCAGCCCGATAAATTGCCGGTAGATCCGGCAGCGTGGGTAATCCACGATTTGTTTTAATTCTAATTGATACTCTGACATGGTTGTTTCCTCCTTGAAACAGGAAAAGCGGTGCAGAACCAAATGGAACTGCACCGCTCAGGCAGCAAACTATTGATTTTTGCGCCTTTTGTAGTATAATATTCATATAGCCTATAGAGAAACAAGGTTGTTCCTCTGTTGCCAACAAATATTGATACGAGTGAGATACCTGATTTTGAGGTACACGACGGGTACACAAAAAAGTTTTTCTCGCAAAATCAGACTGGTAACGGAAGGAATAACCGCCGTATAAGATACCTATGACACTCATTTTTATGGGTGAGGAGATATTCAAAACGGAGTGGGAATAAAACAAGGCCCCGATACAGGGCAAAAACAAAGCCGAAAAGCGATAGTGCTTTTCGGCTTCGTTTTTGTGCTATTATCAATCGACGATGTCCACGGAAACTTTCACGCCGGTGCGCTGGGCATAGGACCGCACGACGGTGCGGATCTCCTTGGCGATACGGCCCTGGCGGCCGATCACCTTTCCCATATCCTCGGGTGCCACACGCAGCTCCAGCGTCAGGTCATCCGCCTCGCCGACCTCCGTGACCGACACTTGGTCAGGATGATCCACCAGGTTTCTGGCGATGTAGAGCAGCAGTTCCTTCATGGCCGCACCTTCTTATTAAAGAACATCGACCTTCTTCAGCAGGGCACGAACGGTGTCGGTGGGCTGTGCGCCGGTCTTGATCCACTCACGGGCACGGTCTGCGTCGATGCTGATCTCGGCGGGGGACACGCAGGGATTGTAGGTGCCGATCTCCTCAATGAAGCGGCCGTCACGGGGATAGCGGGAATCGGCCACCACTACGCGGTAAAAAGGAGCCTTCTTAGCACCCATTCTTCTCAGTCTGATCTTAACCATGGTCTTTTTCCTCCAAAATATTAAATAAATTTTTTATGATAAATGCAGTCGCACTTATTTATGATTTTATGATGCTGGCAAAAAGGCTTGCAGCCTGCGGACGCGAACTCTGCGAGGCTTTTTTTGCCCTTACTTAAACCGCTTTTTCCGGCCGAAGCTGCGCATGCTGCCGCCGCCGAAGCCGCCCATGCCGCCCATCATGGCACCCATGCCGCGCATCTTGCCTTTGGTCATGGCCTTGGTCATCTGCTGCATGGCCTCAAAGGCCTTCAGCAGGCGGTTTACATCCACCACCTCCAGGCCGCAGCCGGCGGCGATACGCCGCTTGCGGGAGGCATTGAGGATCTGGGGGTTTTCCCGCTCCTTCACCGTCATGGACTGGATGATGGCCTTGCTGTGGGCCATCTGCTTCTCGTCAATCTGGCTGGCGTCGAAGCTCTTGCCCAGGTTCCCGGGAAGCATGGAGGCGATCTGGCTCAGGTCGCCCATTTTTTGCAGCTGCTCCAACTGATCCAGGTAGTCCGAGAGGGTCAGCCGGTTTTTCCGCAGCTTCTCCTCCAGCTTCTTGGCCTGCTTTTCATCGTACTGCTGCTCGGCCTTCTCGATGAAGGTGAGCATATCGCCCATGCCCAAAATGCGGGAGGCCATACGCTCCGGATGAAACAGCTCGATCATGTCCAGCTTTTCTCCGGTGCCCACAAACTTGATGGGCTTGCCCGTGGCCGCCCGGATAGACAGGGCCGCACCGCCCCGGGCGTCGCCGTCCAGCTTGGTCAGCAGCACCCCGTCAATGCCCAAGGCCTCGTCGAAGGCGGTGGCGGCGTTGACAGCGTCCTGGCCGGTCATGGCGTCCACCACCAGGAGGATCTCATGGGGATGGATGCTTTCCTTGATATTCTTCAGCTCGTCCATGAGCTGCTCATCAATGTGCAGGCGGCCCGCCGTATCCAGGAACACGATGTCGTTTCCGTGGTCTGAGGCGTACTTCAGCGCCTCCCGGGCAATCTGCACCGGGTCGCCCTGTCCCATTTCAAAAACGGGAATATCCAGCTGCTGACCCACCACCTGCAGCTGGGTGATGGCGGCGGGACGGTACACATCGCAGGCCACCAGCAGAGGGCGCTTACCGTACTGGCGGCGCATAAGGCCCGCCAGCTTTGCGCAGTTGGTGGTTTTACCGGCGCCCTGGAGACCGACCATCATCACAACGGTGGGGCCCTTGGACGCGGTGGCAATGCGGGCGTTGCTGCCGCCCATGAGCTCGGTAAGCTCCTGGTTGACGATCTTGACGATCTGCTGGGCAGGGGTCAGACTCTCCAGCACATCGCTGCCCACGCAGCGATCGGTGACCTTGGCGATGAAGTCCTTGACCACCTTGTAGCTGACATCCGCCTCCAGCAGAGCCAGGCGCACCTCCCGCAAGCCGGCCTTGACATCACTCTCGGTGAGCCGACCCTTGCCCCGCAGGCGCTTGAAAGTTTCATTTAATTTTTCGCTCAGTCCCTCAAAGGCCATGGTGTTACTCCTTCAGTGCGGCGGCGCAGGAGAGAATCTCCCCCGCCAGACGCTCCAGCTCCGGGTTTTCGTACTGCCGATAGTTGAGCTTGCGAATGTCCTCTGCCGCGGACTCGATGGAATCGATCTTCTCCCGCAGGCGCATAAAGCGCTTGAGCAGGCCGGTTTTGTCCTCCAGCTCGTTCATGGCGGCCTCGGCCCGGACGATGGCGTCCCGGACGCCCTGACGGCTGATGTCGTAATTTTCGGCGATCTCCGCCAGGCTCAGGTCCTCGTTATAGTACAGGTCAAAGAATTCTCTCTGCCGCTGGGTCAGGATCTCGCCGTAAAAATCGAGAAGCATGGTCATGCGGTAAGTCTGGTTTTTCACGGTTCGCCCTCCTTCTGTAAAGTGATTCAGCTTTACATCCTCGCTTATGATACCGCATTTTGGGGCAAAAGTCAAGGGGAAAATGGGGGCGGAGGGGGATTTTTTTAGGGCGGAGACAGAGGTAGAGCCCCTCCCCTGCGCGTAACCGAGAATGTAATCGTTATCGGGCGGGGCGATGAGGGTATCGCCCCCTACGAAAGGCTTTGGGGAAATCGTGGTATTAGGG from Vescimonas fastidiosa includes:
- the ffh gene encoding signal recognition particle protein; this encodes MAFEGLSEKLNETFKRLRGKGRLTESDVKAGLREVRLALLEADVSYKVVKDFIAKVTDRCVGSDVLESLTPAQQIVKIVNQELTELMGGSNARIATASKGPTVVMMVGLQGAGKTTNCAKLAGLMRRQYGKRPLLVACDVYRPAAITQLQVVGQQLDIPVFEMGQGDPVQIAREALKYASDHGNDIVFLDTAGRLHIDEQLMDELKNIKESIHPHEILLVVDAMTGQDAVNAATAFDEALGIDGVLLTKLDGDARGGAALSIRAATGKPIKFVGTGEKLDMIELFHPERMASRILGMGDMLTFIEKAEQQYDEKQAKKLEEKLRKNRLTLSDYLDQLEQLQKMGDLSQIASMLPGNLGKSFDASQIDEKQMAHSKAIIQSMTVKERENPQILNASRKRRIAAGCGLEVVDVNRLLKAFEAMQQMTKAMTKGKMRGMGAMMGGMGGFGGGSMRSFGRKKRFK
- the ylxM gene encoding YlxM family DNA-binding protein, which gives rise to MKNQTYRMTMLLDFYGEILTQRQREFFDLYYNEDLSLAEIAENYDISRQGVRDAIVRAEAAMNELEDKTGLLKRFMRLREKIDSIESAAEDIRKLNYRQYENPELERLAGEILSCAAALKE
- a CDS encoding MarR family transcriptional regulator, whose translation is MSEYQLELKQIVDYPRCRIYRQFIGLLMKDKSIRVGGTSGLYHFTVLSCFANFRTSYKRIDGISYTIYPGEWLCRVSELTEWFRTRFQHQALAILRELQDRHLITYTLLGRGRLVKFKIKGWCKYNRVLEYNAPCQKDTGFFFLPISVANELVSAGRCSEMDAMLDLWINTVYNDTQVQGSEVGPVVYMRNGTGSPLIGYAELAQRWGVSKATAGRYLRKMQELDYLSMVAFPGTHGTAIYLKQYLSTMFQISDVMIDKDEVAMSLNIHIQMDEETEEGSVSENSSGVSKSHTEIILQKAAKILAAQGFPCFSCPRLQCKLLPLSDDCRKAFIHVCDLRKLKDYRYLLVLSCKDSTEIFQFEVRLSPVTVKEV
- a CDS encoding fimbrial protein produces the protein MKNQLKTTKPKDRKDRRHINWGRFLFAGFLSVTMLAANTMPAFAATTVWEKANEIMKDVYTQILTISTIAAVVTAAIALLMMNFSKSGRTVDEARAWLKRIIITWAILNGLGFIMAYITPFFSGGKWNG
- a CDS encoding C39 family peptidase → MADNSRPVAEPLQKSAQAAQAVRGAVKTGKAIAGAAKGAAAGGVWGAVAGFAWENRKFVGKVIIAATAVLMIPILILCMLPGIIFGGFGNSHSPADPDTPIMNSSAAIDSNLVEISTAVSCVLSEALTDTLTAIENDYAACTADGKEVINPYESSPNFNANLFVGQYCAAKNEDYAAVSVSDMESMLRSGKDKLYSYTKKEEERTVETVTTSVTVDASTGKETTTETVTTTTEKWIIYTVSYNGEAYFADEVFHLTAEQKDLADDYAYNLSLFLGDSMFQGLPAGYTTVSSLGNIRFTDGQTAVVYFNQLDERYAGQPYGTDNIGGYGCGPTAMSIVVSSLANDTVDPIEMARWSYENGYWCSGSGSYHALIPAAAKAWGLNVEGCSASDGQKIADALADGKLVVAIMLKGHFTSSGHFIVLRGVKDGKILVADPASYDRSSMEWDLSIILNEASTHAGAGGPFWIIG
- the rpsP gene encoding 30S ribosomal protein S16 is translated as MVKIRLRRMGAKKAPFYRVVVADSRYPRDGRFIEEIGTYNPCVSPAEISIDADRAREWIKTGAQPTDTVRALLKKVDVL
- a CDS encoding KH domain-containing protein, which produces MKELLLYIARNLVDHPDQVSVTEVGEADDLTLELRVAPEDMGKVIGRQGRIAKEIRTVVRSYAQRTGVKVSVDIVD